A single genomic interval of Hevea brasiliensis isolate MT/VB/25A 57/8 chromosome 4, ASM3005281v1, whole genome shotgun sequence harbors:
- the LOC110650690 gene encoding VQ motif-containing protein 22-like, which produces MMSETIPSSSEWFPFHEQTSIHGQAETYSSSLGFSDATIVTTTTTTPIGASDHSLVLSPTCSTTATAPLTPKVCVSKTIRRRSRASKKTPTTLLNANTKNFRALVQQFTGCNSTTRSFGRQMGPINLNFQLGSAQNHNIETTIMSPFFGSYNNYPHQYHQYQMQQQEQQPLQQQHHDHQQSLHQEQKYMVSSLEDFYFRGPGDIGTTTAGNNLEIPDEILIMDDFPLYELARESLYNENMNVTSS; this is translated from the coding sequence ATGATGAGTGAGACTATTCCTAGCTCCAGTGAGTGGTTCCCATTCCATGAGCAAACATCTATTCATGGGCAGGCTGAAACTTATTCTTCTTCCCTTGGATTTTCAGATGCCACCATAGTTACAACCACAACAACTACACCAATTGGTGCTTCTGATCATAGCTTAGTGTTAAGCCCTACCTGTTCAACTACAGCAACTGCTCCCTTGACCCCTAAGGTTTGTGTGTCGAAGACAATCAGAAGGAGGTCTAGGGCGTCTAAGAAGACACCCACTACCCTTCTCAATGCCAATACTAAAAATTTTAGAGCCTTGGTGCAGCAATTTACTGGCTGTAATAGCACAACTAGATCATTCGGTAGACAAATGGGTCCAATCAACCTGAATTTTCAACTGGGTAGTGCACAAAATCACAATATTGAAACTACAATAATGAGTCCATTTTTTGGCAGTTATAATAATTATCCTCATCAATATCATCAGTATCAGATGCAACAACAAGAACAACAACCGCTGCAGCAGCAACACCATGATCATCAACAGTCACTGCACCAGGAGCAGAAGTACATGGTTTCATCGCTTGAGGATTTCTATTTCCGAGGGCCTGGAGACATTGGCACTACTACTGCAGGAAATAATTTAGAGATCCCAGATGAGATTCTCATCATGGATGATTTTCCTTTGTATGAACTTGCTAGGGAGTCCTTGTACAATGAAAATATGAATGTTACATCTAGCTAG